The DNA region ACGAAGAATCAGGTCTGCTTTTGTACCTgatgttttttctttataaacgaGATGTATACTTTTTAAATCAGTTACACGTAATGCCCCTAAGTCTTCAAGACAgtttagaattattttttctgtaagtAATGACTGAAATTGCTCCATATTTCCAACTGACTAACATTAAACTAGGTTAAAAGCATATACTTTCGcggtaaaaatttaaattggcttttaactaatctcgttttcatgttattcggcATTTTGGTATGTATATTCCGCGGAAcgaaaatggatatggaaatagaGCTATTGGTGCTGTATCTCAAATCTCAAGCAAGATACAAAcatattataaaaacaaacgTATTCTAACACTTTCTATAGAATAAAAAAACTTATGAATATTTATGAGCCAGCGCCAAATGGCGCTTATATTTGCAATGGGCGTGATGGTTTTTGATGTAAGCTTTGTTGTAAACATTTAATAAGGACAAGGCGTGCAAAAATACCCTTGTTTACACAAAAAACATAATTTGTACCAATGCATGCAGGTCTAGGTTTAAAGGTATACGTCTGTAATCGCGTTATTAAGGTGAAACATGGGCAAAACAAGGGCGTAGCATAGGCATAGCATGGGCTTTACATGGGGgtaacttaaaaaaacaaaaaaaacatatttaccaGTGCACACTTGGCAGCAAAACATTCCGCATGTACTGGTTTCAATATTTTCTTCGCTTGACTTTTCATCTTTTTACTGAAAAACTTCAGTTTCAGTTCCGTTTCTGCATCAGCtacaattttcttttgaagGATATGCGCAATTAAACCTTCTAGCTCGGCTGGTATTTCGTAGCCACAATTAGCCGATGCAAAAAGGAAGGGTGGTAACAGATGAAGTGTCTTCTTGTAGGAGTTGAGGTAGAGAGGGATGTATCTTGAGGCGTGATCAGTACTGAAGGCTAAACCACCAAGCATACGTAGGGAGTACTCAAAAGGTTTTTGTTTATGCAGTGAAGCACCTACAATGTTTGATAAACACACTCCTTGTAATCAGATCTGAAATACATAGGGATTTTAATAACTTGTTTTGAGAGAATATGCTCAGAAACTAAATATGACAGTTCAAGAGAGCTCTTTCAAATTGTTCTTTTCTTAGACAGCATGAATATTTTTGCTTGGTCACGACAGGAAGAATTACTGTTTAACAAACGTCGAAAATGTAAGAATTAGATTGCTTGCAGTTATATAAAGTTTTGTAACAGTGAATGAACAGAATTTTAATGTTTAGCTAAACAATATCATTCCTTTAATGTCAATGCTATCTTCAAGTCGTGTAATTACAAAAGAGCAACGTACCTTTTGAACCCTCAGTCAACAATATGAATATATAGTCACTGGAATCAATATATTTTTGTGTATAAGACGCAATTCCACCTTGGGCATCAATACTGGATTGCTCAAGCAATGCGCAGGTTGCATCAATATCAAACGATTTCAAAACATAGGCAAAATCTCTGACAAATGCATCCAATAAATCGCATCCAGGACGATGAATAACCATAATTTTAGTCTTTTGtcctaaataaaaatatgaaaaaagttGATATTTCTTTTCCTACTTTAACAGAAGCAGGTTTCAGGCGTAATACGGCGTTTTACggtattatttaaaaatgacgtatacaaattttaaaaatttcttgacCCGCTGATCTCTGCGTCACTGTGCTTAAGAGCGAGGGGATCCCCCTGAGTTgatgtcattttttaaaaagcgctCCCTTTCAGTCGAGATATTAAGACCAGTAAAATGTGCGTTACAACATAGTTAAATAGAAGATTTtagaaaattatataaaaacattttggtgTTTTATATAAAAGATTGTTTATGTAAAGAACGGTAGACTTCTGCAATGCAGAAAGCCCTTAATAGTGAACAAATTCCTAAAATATCTGTAAGTGGACTCACTCAGGTGTTTTGCAATGTTTGTACTATACATATGTTAACCTGGTTTTAAGTGCAGTCTTTTTTCTTGTCTTTGCTggcttttaagtttttttgactttgattttGTTCTGTTTACTTTCCATATAATCAACATAGCCACGAGGAATATAACACTCACAGAAAGTGTTATGGGTGCAATTATTTTTAGAGTGGAATATTTATCTTTAGATGAATATTTCTCCatctaaaacaatcaaacatGTTGTAACTGCATTTGCTTGTTACTTTTTATGTGAGAAATCATCATTAGTGACAGGTAAAAGAAATGAAGAAAGCTAAACAATTTTTTGCTCATATCTcgcagaatttaaaaataaagaagagaTTTAGGCAAGTCGAATATTTATCCCTGAAAAAACCCTGATTTTTCCAATTAGCTATGATGAACAAATGGCGTAGGTTTAACGTTCAAGCTTTTTTGCaaggtaaataataataataaaatagatattttagAACCAAAGCAACAGTAGTTTAGGtactacaaaaaagaaaaacgacGTAGTTGCATCCCCCTCTCCTACCAACGAGAAGTGTGGACCATGCTATactaaaccaaaaaaaattaaaactttaataaaacttccaaaaataaaaataaaattaaattacaaCGTGATCACAATTTTAAAATGGAAGGAACCAGCCGCAAAATAACATGGTcaacaaaaaagaacaaaaccACGGGTTCTCGCTAGGCTAATGAAAACTTGCAAATATTAAAAGTTGGAGACATAACTTACATCTTTGAAAACAAGAGTACAACGTTTGACACTGATTGTACGGTTGAATGCATAGT from Hydractinia symbiolongicarpus strain clone_291-10 chromosome 6, HSymV2.1, whole genome shotgun sequence includes:
- the LOC130647201 gene encoding uncharacterized protein LOC130647201 isoform X2: MKILIYTIILVGYQLSGCMSVMNNSTKANDDICDKSDFVRKYVRNNLIPSILLLNATKTICNLTGCGNSAYPFIALGLPNTSVVSTGAYFMDESENCWGYIFELSLNGTVVLQKYVNFLQRDGSHYTVIVPYNLSTRFEATLTSLPNVAIRKVYLTGAKTVCGLKVAKKASILYWRTNARCQAYSENLVQVIAEQFCQHYNEDDDYAFNRTISVKRCTLVFKDMEKYSSKDKYSTLKIIAPITLSVSVIFLVAMLIIWKVNRTKSKSKKLKSQQRQEKRLHLKPGQKTKIMVIHRPGCDLLDAFVRDFAYVLKSFDIDATCALLEQSSIDAQGGIASYTQKYIDSSDYIFILLTEGSKGASLHKQKPFEYSLRMLGGLAFSTDHASRYIPLYLNSYKKTLHLLPPFLFASANCGYEIPAELEGLIAHILQKKIVADAETELKLKFFSKKMKSQAKKILKPVHAECFAAKCALLQLADVQLVLVLVGLAIEIMLVEFCLG